The bacterium genome segment CGGAGCCGAACATCGTCGTCCTCGAGGGACGAGAACCCGATGCGGGCGAGGGACGCTGATGCTCTCGACCTGGCCGCCCAGGGACGGCGGAAAGCCGGGGCTGGTGCGGGCTACAGGTCCCACTCGAAGTCGCGCGATTTCGAACGGGACGCGTCGCCGGCGCCCGCCTGGACAGTGTCGATCGAGTGAGCCCGCGAAAGCGCTCTGGCATCGTCCCGCCTTCGGCGTGGATGTGATCGGTGGCGGTCGCCCCGCGCGAACTGAACATCCCAGCACCGGTGTTGCCCTTGGGGCCGAAATTGCGGCTGATCGGCAAGCTCGCCTGTATTCGGCCGCGAGTCCCGGCGCCGGCGGCGAGCGCCTGAGCGGCAGCGTGGCCAGGATCGAGCGGCACACCCAGCGGCAGGCGAGTTGAGGCCGGGATGACTCTCGGCCAGAGAAGCAGCGAGCAGGCCCGCGAGAACGACCTGCACGTCCTCGAGGCGTTGGTTGGAGCTGGTGACCAGGGCCTGGTGACGGTGGAGCTTGCGGCCCGTGTCCATCTCCCCGAAAGGACGTGTCGCGCAGCCATCGACCGCCTGATCAGCAGGCGTCTCGTCGCAAGAGAAGGTCAGCGCGGCCGGGTGTTCGCGACGATCGCCGGCCGGACAGAAGCCGGCGCCGGCATCCCCGGCGTCGACGTCGGCCAGCAGCTCGGCGAAGCGATCGCGTGCTTTCCCTCGGAGGCTCAGCAGGCCTTCGCTCGGCTGCTCCTCTCTGGCATCGTCGCCCGCCATCACCTGGCGGTCCACTACACGGATGGGTGGGGCGGCTTCATCTGCTGCGGGCCGACTCAGACCGGTAAGACGTCGCTCGCGAGGTTGCCGTGCCGAATCTTCGGCTGGGACGAGCTCGGGACTCTCCGGATGCTGCCCGACGAAACGCCTGGCTCGGTCTTCGCGCGTCGAGTCCAAAGGGCCGACGGCTTCACGGTGGAGCAGCCGGCGATTCTCCGGAACGCCTACGTCTGCTTCGATGAGTGGGACAAGGCCGAGCCCGATGTGAGGAAGGCGGCCGGGCAGCTGCTCATGGGCTACGTCGCGACGGAGCTGGAGGGCGCCCGGGTCGAGATTCGGCCGAGCGTGATGGTCTGTCTCAACACCGGCCCCGAGGGCTTGGCCGTTCTCAACCAGGCCTATGTCCGGCGCTCAGTGGTGCTCGATACGGGAGCGCTGACGGGGCTGTTGGATGACATCGACGAGGCGATGCGGCGGCTCTATCGCCGCGTCGCGATTCCTCGATTGGATCTCGACCACCTCAGGCCGCCGGCTCAGGAGCTTCCGGATGAGGAGCGGAAAGAACTCCGGGACGATCTCCGGCAGGGGCTGACTCAGGAGGGGTGGCAGTTGTGCGACGTCGAGGCCTTGAGCCGGCTCGCGCTCGGACGTGCCGCGCTCCAGGCCGATAACGACTTGCGTCGGGCTGCGCACGCGACCGCCCTGGACTACCTGACGTGCTCGGCAACTGTCGGCCATGCCGTGCCCGGGTTCGCAAGCCGCGTCAGCCGGGAGCTCGGCGGCCGCGGTCCGCTGGGCCCAGATCCTGCTGCTGCACAGGCGGAGGTGGAGGCGCGACGCGTTGCGAAGCTCGACGCGGAGCGCCGGGAGGCCGAGGCACGGATCAAGTTCGAAGCCGAGCGAGAACGTCTCGCCGCGCTACTCGTCGAGGCCCGGACCGCGCTCGGGCACAGCCGCAATCCGCAGGCCCGGGCGCTGATGGTCGGCCTCGCCTCAGCTGCGCGAGAGGTCCGCGGGGCGCGCAGCAGGGAGACACTCGCTCTGGCGTGGCAGACGGCGGAGCACTGGCTGCAGGAGGCTCGAGCTTGGCGCCAAGACTTCGACCGCCAACGGACGGAAGCGGCCCAGCGGGCGCAGCAGTTGCGCGCGATGCGCGAACGCGAGCGGCGGGACTCGGCGCTCCGAACGCGGCAGGCGCAAGCGGAAAAAAAGAAGCAGCGTGCGCGCTGGGAGCAGTGGCGCCGGGCCCTGGCCGACCTGGTGCCGCTGGACCCCGACTCGACGCTGATGGGGAAGCTCGAGGAGTTGGGCGCGGTGAACTGGGTGGCCAACCCGGCGATGACGGGCGGCTGGGCCAACCGCCTGAAAGTCGCGGTCGTCCAGGGCACAGGGCACTGGGACTACCGGGGCCTCGTGGTGGCGGCGAGCGACGCGGAAGACGTCTGGCTCAACGAATGGCACATCGCCGACGACCAGGTCGCCGCGCTCGGCGGCCGCCGGCTAAAGCCGCCGGTCTTCAGACAGCGCCGTCTGGCGTGAGCCGCTGCGCTCACTGTGGGTCGCCCCTGCCGTCGTCACGGCGCCACGGTGAGGAGCGGCGTTTCTGCGACTCGACCTGCCGGCAAGCGGCCCGCTACCGTCGGCACCGGGGCCTCCCGGAGGACTGGAATCCGGACGCCGCGCGCCGGCGGGCCGCAAAACGTGGCGATGGCGCGCCCGGAGACCCCAAAACGCCTCGGCCGAGCGCGTTTCCAAGGCGCTAGGAGGCCATGGAAGCCGGTTTTCGGGTACTGCGCTGACACGCCTCAACAGCACTGCACAGCCTTAACCGCTTTAACAGAACTTCTTGGGCTCACGACCCACAAAACCGCCCCTCCAGTAGCTCGTCACGTCCAATGACACCGGGCCTTGCTTTTTGAGCCGACTTGGGCCATCGTAGTGCGGGACGGAACGAGTTGAGCCCAACTGAGCCCCGGAAGTGCGCCTTCTGTGGCGCCGAGCTGGCCCCAGTCGGCCTCCAGGGGGGTCGGCGGAGGCGGTTTTGCAGTGACGCGCACAAGAAGGCAGCGGCTCGGCGCCGTGAGCAGGGTCTGCCCGAAAGCCTGCCGCTGCTTGGGCATCGCGGCCGAATGAAACTCGCCCGAATGGTCGCCCTCGAGGCGAAAGGAGGAAGTGATGACGCTCCAGATTGAGGAGCTGACGCCCGCGGTACTCAAGGAGGAGGCCTCCCGCGCTCGGGCGGTGGCGGCTGTCGCCCGGGAGGTGGAGCGGCACCGGTTTCTGACGCCCGACCAGCTCCATCGAATCGCGGATCTCCACGAGCAGTTGGCAGGAGAGCTCGAGGGAATCGCGGCGTCCCGGACGGTTCGTTGAGGGTCGCCGTCTACGCGCGGGTGAGCACCCGCGACAAGGACCAGAATCCCGAGACGCAGATGGAGCCGCTGCGCGCCTACGTGGCAGCGCAGGGGTGGCAGGTCGCGCAGGAATTCGTCGACCGCGCCCCCGCCGGCGACCAGGCCGCGAGGAAGGCCTGGAGGCAGCTTCTCGCCGGCGCCGCGCGACGGCAGTTCGACCTGGTCCTGGTATGGAGGATCGACCGCGCCTTCCGGTCGGTGCTCGACGCGGCGAACACGCTTGAGCAGCTGCGGCACTGGAGGATCGGCATCCGCTCCTACTCGGAGCCCTGGCTGGACACAACCAGCCCGTTCGGCGAGGCTCTCTTCCACATCACCGCGGCCTACGCCCAGCTCGAGCGCGCGGTCCTGGCCGAGAGAGTCAAGGCCGGCATGGACCGAGCCGCCAGGGAGGGCGTCCGGATCGGCCGGCCCGCGGCGATCGACCGGAAGGGGTTCCGCCGGCGGTGGGCTGAGGTCTCGGCGCGCATCCACTCCGGTGAGACCTCGAGGCGAGCGGCTGCCAAGGAGCTCGGGGTGGGCGTCGCCACCGTAGCCCGCCTTCTCGCCGCCGAGGCCTAGAACTCCTCGCCCCACAGGGCGTCGAGCGCCTCGTCCGACTCGACCAGTTCCTCGAGGAGCTCTCCGGTGTAGGGGTCCTCATATCGCCACCGCGACTGCTCCGCTCGCTCCAGGCGGGCATCGAGGCTTTCAACTCCAGGCTCAGGCGGCATGTAGTTCTCGTCGAGCTCGTCGCCGAAGCCCCGGAAGGCGCGCACGTCGCGCCGGGCCTGCCGGCGGCGGTCGAGCTCGAGCTCGCGGTCTCTCTCTGACCGCTTCTTTCGAAGCGAGATCCGGAGCTCCTCGCAGAAGTCCCGCTCGAGCAGCCGGTAGACCCAGCGGCGATTCACACGCAGGTAGAGGCCGATCTGGGTCGCGCCATAGCCGAGGCGCTCGAGGCGGTGGGCGTGAACGATGTTCGAGATGTCGAACCGCGTGCCGGCGACGATCATCTCCAGGACTGTCAGGGTGTCCTCGTCGTGGTCCGCGTCCTCGTCCTCGGCGAGCAGCTGCCAGGAGCGCATCTCCTCCTCGGGCGACAGCGCCGGCGGCTCCAAAGGAGGCGGCCCGGGTCGCCGCGGGAGGATCGCCGGCGGCACCGCGCTCCGGCCGAGCTGCTTGCGCTGCTCGACCTGCGCGTAGAGGACCTCGTCGAGTCGGTCGAGGGGCGGGAAAAACTGCAGCACGTACTCGTCGGCGCCAATCTCCGCCATCGCCTCGCGCCAGGAGCGGCCCTGGAGCTGGAGGCGGTGGAACTTGAGATAGCGGAACAGCGTCGGGTCGTAGCTGGGGTTCGCGATCGTCCGCCGGAGGTGCTTTCCCAGCTCGCCGTCCTGGTCGAGGGCCGGGCCGAGCAGCTGCTCGAAGGCTTCATCGTCCGGGAGCGCCGCAGGCCTCCCTCGCTTCCTGGCGGGTAGCTGGCCCACCTCGGCCGGGTCGAACATGTACGCGCCGTGCGGCCCCCGCTTCGCGCCGAGCCGCCCCTTCTGGACCATCCGGAGCACCGTTTTCTCGCAGCAGCCGAGCGCCACGGCCGCCTCGGCGAGGGTCACCCGGGCGAGCCCAGATCGGACATTTTCAGAGCTTAACTACGTGGCCTTTTCTAAACGGTGGAGGGACGACCTCCGCGACGAGGGCGAAAGGACGCTCTCAACCTCGCCGGCGGGTCTGACCGGCGCCTGGTCCTAACTGGGCAAGCACCACGACCTCGACCCTGCTGCGGGTGCATTGCGCCCCGCTGGGAAGGGGTTTCTGGGGACGTTGGGGCTTCTCCCGACCTCAGCCTCGGGCAACTTCCGCGCTGGCGGATGCTCGCGGCTGGGCCGTCGCAGGCCCAGACAAATAACAAGCCACCCGACCTCCGAAGAGGCGAGCGGCCTGCCGATGAAGCAATCGAGAGCCTAGCACCGGGCGGCTCAAGGCTCCAAACAGGCGCGGCGCGGCGGGGTGAGGTTGGCGGTCTCAAAAGGAGGCAGGCAGCAGTCATGGAGTTCAACTTCAATGGCGGCGGGCGGTTCACCTGGAAACAGGTTGCCGCCGCGGCCGCGGTGATCGTGGCACTGATCGGCAAGCTGCACGGCATCGGCTTCTAAGCCAGCCGGCTGAGGGCGTCAGGGGAGCGGCCGGGGCCCGGCTCGGCCCGCGAACCCCTTCCACCGCCCGTTCCGAAAGGGGAGCTGGGCTCCCCGAGTTCAACAGGTGGCCCCCGGGGGCCACTCCGGAAGGAAGTCCTTCCGGATCACGCCCATGCCGCCGCGGCGGCCTTAACTTGCTCCAGCTGGCTCGAACTCGCGATAGCCCGCAACTGTCCCGCGCCAGTCCCGCTCGAGGGACTTCGCCCTCAGGGCGTCGGCCACCACACGGTGTACTCGATGGGGACGTCGGAGTAGATGGCGCCGGCGCCCGCCTTGAAGTTCGCGGGGGCGAAGAAGATCGGCTGGGCGCAGTTGTCCATCCTCGTGAGCCCGTGGTCGCCCGTGATCTCGGGAGAGGACGTGAGCACGGTCTCCGGGCTGTAGGCCAGGCGGACCACGACAGGACCGCGGAGGGATCGCCATCGGACCAGGGTCACGCCTGTCCCGCAGCCATTCATGGTGTGCGGGAAGCTGGGCAGCACGTTGCCGATGCCGGAGAAGACCCTGATGGAGCCCGAGCCCTGGTCGGCTTCCCGGTAGCCAGGCATCGCCACCGGGAACGGCGGCGCGGTCGGAGGCGGCGAGGGGATCGTCCCCGAGGCAGAGAGGCGTAGCAGCTGCTGCGGCGACCCGCGTTGCACTCCGATCGTGAGGGCAACGCCAAGCAGGAACGCGATCACCGCGATCACCGCCGTGCGCACGACGGTGAGATCCTAGGCTCGCTGAGCCGTCTGTGACCTGGGCCGCTCGTGCGGGGGGTTCAACAACGTCTCCCGTCGGGGTAAGATCGAGGCAGCCGCCGGCTGCAGTAGCGGTCGGAAGTCGCCCCGGGTTAACCGATGGAAGTTCGGGACCCCGGGGCGGCGGCTTTTCTAGGCTCCTCAGTCCCTCATTTCGATGACCCGGAGCTGGCCCTCGGCCAAGCGCCGGATGTACTGATCCTCGCCCTCCCCGAGCTTCGCGGCTACCGCACCGGCGACCGCGTCAGGGGCGAATAGGAGGGGCTCGAACTTCGGCCGGTTGAAGGAGTAGAGGAGCTCCTCCGGCGCCAGGCCGGCCCGGATCGCTTGGGCGATCGAGACCCGGTCCTTGGCGTCGTTCCCCTCCTCCCTCGTCTCGAGCACCAGCTCCCGGACGCCGAGCTGGGTCAGCTCCCACAGCAGTCTCTGGAGAACGAGCGTCCTCGCCCGGGGCTGCTTCCGACCGCCGGCGTAGCTGCAAGTCGTTGCGAGGCATGGCAGCTCGAGCGTCGCGATCGTGTCCAGCATCGCGCGCCTGCGGGCTGGCTGCTCGAGACGCCAGTGAAACCTCGAGCTCCGGCCCTGGAGGGCCGCGGCGAGCGTGTCTCGCGCCTGCAGCTGGTCACTGACTACGACCGCGACCGCCGCCATGACGTAGATGGAGCGGCCCTCCTCGGTGGTCGTCGCGCGCATCGCCTCGTCGACGTAGGCGACCAAGTCGCGGGGCTCAGGCACGCGGAGAGGCTACTCGACCGCCACCAGCTGGCCTCTCCGGGTCCGCGCCGGCGTAGACCGAGAGCGCGGGCGAGACAAGGCCGGGTTCCCCGAGCCTGGTTTGGTGGGCAGCGCACCGACGAAGTGGCGGAGCCAGTCCCGCCAGGCCTCGTCCTCGCCGCGATCATCACCGCGGCGCACCTCAGCAGCCCTCCAGCCACAGCCGCACGCTGCTGAGTAGCCGCGAAAAAGGGCTCCGGAGTCGAGGGCGTCGGCGACGACGTCGCGGTCGTCGCCGACCTGGTCGCCCACGACGAGTACGGGCATGAAGCACGGCAGCACCCAGGCCCGATGCTGAGAGCCGGCGGCGATTACGTCGTTAGCGTCAGGCACTGGCGCCCGCCTCTGCCGTTGGCCGCTCTTTGTCGCCCTCCGGGCCCTCGAGCACGTGCAGGAACCGCCGCTTACGGGAGGGCGCCACGTCGAGGTAGTTCATGATCGTGGCGGCGCTGTGGTGGCCTGCGATCGTGATCGCGACCTCGAGCGGGACGTCTTTGTCTACGAGCTCCGTGATCGACGTGTGGCGGAGGCGATGGTTCGTGAAGCCGTGAAGCCCGAGCCGGGCGCAGAGCCGCAACCAGGCGTAGTTAGCGGCCTTCGCGGTAAGCCGCTTCCCCTCCAGCTGGCGGGCGTGCGTCACAAACAGCGCCGGCGATAGATCGCGACGAGCGCGCAGGTACTCCTCGATGGCCCGTTCAGCCTGTGCGGTGAGCATCAGCTGCTTCTGGCCGCCCCCCTTCTCGATCACGAAGGCGGTCCGGTCGACGAAGCTGTCTCGATTCAGCTGGAGCACCTCGGAGATCCTGGCCGCGGTCGAGAACAGAACGAAGAACAGCGCACGATCGCGGAGCTCGGCGAGGCTGGTGGGAACGTTGTGCAGATAGGCGCGGAGCTCGGCGAGCTGGGCCGTGGCGAGCGGGCGGGGCCGGCCCTTAAGCCGCTTGGCAGGCTCGATCCGCATCGCGATCCCGGGATCGACGCCGAGGCCGTTCATCGCTCCCCAGCGGAGCGCCGATCGGACGACACTCGTATATGCGGCCCGACTGTTCGCGCCCAGCTGCTTGCTCTCGAGCCACGAGTAGACGTCCTCGATCCGCAGCTGCGCTCCGTCGGAGATCCCGACCTGGCCGAGCCATGCCCCGAACAGCCCGAGGACCAGGGCGTTGTTTCGGACGGTGGTGTCGCGGCGATTCCGTAGCCGCAACCGACGGATGTAGGCATCGGAGAGCGAGGCGAACCATCCCGGGATGCCCGCTATCGGCACGAGCTGCCGGTCCGGAAGGGCCTCAATACTTTCGTCACGCGCTACGAGCCCCGCCACGGGCTCGGGCGATGGCGGGGTGTGGGATCTCTCGGCGGGGGGAACTCCGAGCAGCAGCCGGGCTTCCTCGGGGCGCAGGACCCCCAGCTGTACGGCCTGCAGGATCTCGGCGGCCGACTGGAACCGAACGGCCCCTGGCTTTGCTGAAACGATGGCAGTCACGAACGCGGCACCTCCTCCCGGATGGAATGACGCGTATTGTCACCCTAAGCGCGCTATATGTACAATAGTGGCCCAAATGGGTCGCCCACTGAGGCCCGAGCGGGTGTACGCTTTGTGCCCAATAGCGCGCCTTGGCCCCTTTTAGGGCCTCCCAATCCCACTCCACGTCACAGCAGAGGAACGCCATGAGGGTCGTCGCAATCACCAACCAGAAGGGCGGGACCGCGAAGACGACGACCGCCGTTTCACTGGCCGCAGCTCTCGCCGAAGCGGGGCGTCGGGTGCTCGTGATCGACTTCGATCCTCAGGCGAACGCAAGCTCCTGGCTCGGCGTTGCGGACGGTGGCCGCGGCCTAGTGGACGCTTTGGGTGACAAAGCGCGCATTGATCACCTGATCACCGATACCAGCGCCCCGGGCGTCCAGCTGGTGCCGTCCTCGACCTGGATGATCGGTGCCGAGCGTGTCCTCGCGGGCGAGCCCGGGGCCGAGATGATCCTCCGCCGGGCCGTCGAGCAGCTGCCCAACCGCTGGGACTACGTCCTAATCGACTGCCAGCCGTCGCTCGGTTACCTCGCGGTCTCAGCACTCGCCGCCGGCGACGAGGTCCTGGTCCCGGTCGAGCTCCAAGCGATGCCGCTAGTGGGCTTGGCAGCGCTCACCCAGACGATCGAGAGAGTGCGGGATCGCTTGAACCCGGGCCTGAAGATCTCGGCGATCCTGGCCTGCCGGGTAAAGCGGACCTCGCTCGCTCGAGAGGTCCGCGACCGGCTGAAGACCCACTTCAACGGGACAGTGATGGAGACCGGCATCCGGGAAAACACCAAGCTCGCGGAGGCGCCCTCTCACCACCTACCGATCACCCTTTACGCGCCCAGCTCGAGCGGGGCAGAAGACTACCGGGCGGCCGCGGCCGAGTTGGACCGCCGGCGACCGAGCCTAAAGAGGAGCTGAACGATATGGCCAAGCGAAAAGCGCTAGGGTCCGATCCCTTCGACGCCGTGCTCCCAGCAGCGAGGCCGGCTCCCGTGGAGGCACGGGTGGATGAAGCCTCCTCCACGGGCGCCGTGCGCCTCGGAATCCGGTTCGACTCGGACTTGATCGACGAGATCCGCGATGCGGTAGTCGCCCTGTCGGGCCCTCCGCACCAGCTGACGGTCGTCGGATTCGTCAACGAGGCCTGCCGGCGCGAGCTGGCGAGGCTGAGGAACGAGGCCAACCGCGGGCAGCCATTCCCTCACCGCGGGTCGGCTCCCCGACGAGGTCGTAGAGTCTCGGGCGCGTGATCGAGACCGCCGCTGTCGAGCCGAGGAGCCCGAGCGTCGGGGCCGCCTTCGTTCACATGGAGGCTGCGATCGAGCACCTCGAGGCAGCCCTCGGGCACCTGGTCGACGAGCCCTTCGAGCCGATCTCCGCTGTGAACTTGCGCGGGTGGACGGCCGGCGTCGCCGAGCGCTTGGGCGACCAGCTGGCTGAGGTCGCCTCGATGCTGGCGTTTGTAGACCTCGAGATCCGCGAGGCGCTGAGCGTCTTCGACCCTGCGGCAAGCGCCATTGTGGCGGCCCCCGAGTTCGACCAGATCGTCACGAAGCTCGAGGAAACGCTCCGGCGAGCGGACTGGGTGAGCCTCCTCGAAAAGCTCAGCCCAGAGAGCCGCCATCTCGAGGTGCTGCTGGCGCTCCTGGGGGCCGTTCCGAATCCGGCCCACGCCGTGATCGGAGCAGCGATCGCGGACTCAATTCGCCAGCTCCTCGACGCCGGGCAGATCTCAGAGCAGGAGGCCCTCCAGGCGATCCCGGGCATCGTGGGGCTGTTGGCGAGCGACCTGCTGCCGCTCCAGTACTTCCACGGCGCCCACGCCGGCGCGCGCCAGGAGCTCGCTTGGGCTCCGCGAGTTCAAGCGGTGATCGCAAGGGAAGTCGCGGCGAGGCTCGCGGTCTGATGGCCAGCAAGCCGCGCGACATTGAGGTCACGCCAGACCAGCGCCGACGTTTAGGCCAGGAGCTCCGCCGCGAGCTCGAGGTCGTCGTGAAGGGTCTGGAGAGCTGCTCGCTCGACCAGGTGATCCAGAAGCGCGCGGAAGCCGTCTTCCAGCGGCTATGGGAGGCGCAGCAGGCCGGCGCCGACGTTCCGATCCTGCCTCGCGCGCGAATCTCCTCCCGACCCCAGGGAGCAGTGCCCAAGCTCGCGGACGTTGCGACCAAGGCAGGGGTGCTCGCGCTCGTCGGCCACATGGCTGAGCACATGGGCAGGGAGAGGGTCGCCGGAATGAGCGAGATGGAGTTCAACCGCCAGCTCGTCGCCTGGCTGGCGGTGGTCCTGGACGTGCCCGACAAGCGCGACTTCGTTGCGCAGCTGAGCAAGGTGCTCCGGGTGCCGCCAGGGCTGCCTGGCAAGGCGCTGCCGGTCAAGCCATTGGCAGAGCCGATCGCGTTCACGAACGGCTCCGCGACACTGATCTCGACGCCGACCCTGCGGGCCCTTGCCGCTGCGGCCATGGGCGACGCAGACCACCTCAGCCATGACAACCAGGGCCACCCCTACTACTCGTTCGCCGATGTGGACGGGCAGGTCGCGATCACGTTTCGCGACGCCGGCGCAGCTGTTCCCGACCTGGCTCGAAGCGAGTGGGTCGCTCAGCAGTTCAAGGTGTTCGGCCTCGGCGACCTAACGACCCTGCTCGTGATCCTCGCCCGGCTGGCTATGCGTAGTCCGGATGACGGCGACTGGACCTGGATCTGGGCGGGCGACGTCCTCACCGAGAGGGGCGTGATCAAGAAGCGCGCCCGGGTCCCTGGAGCCGTCAACAAGTGGCACAACCGCGGCCACCGGTCGGAGGACATCCAGCGGGTGGCCGATCAGATCGAGCGGCTCGCGACGGTGTGGGTGGAGCTCCTCCGGGTTCCGCTTCCCGAAAGCGGCAAGGGACGTCCGAAAGTGGGCACGCTCGAGGGCCGGGTCCTTCAGCTCGGATTCCGGCACAAGCAGGGCGACCTGATCGATTCCTCCCTAGTCCCGGTGGCATGGCAGGTGCGGGAGGGGGAGGCGCTCAGCAGCTTCCGGAAGACCGGGGCGCACTTCGTCCCGATCGCCCGGACGGTGCTCCGATATCACCAAAACAGTCCCAAAGCGCGCTTAGGGATCTTTTTCACGCTCAACATGAGCGTTACCGGTGGCGGGCTGATCTGCCGGGTCAGGGTCGGCGACCTTCTCCAGACGGTGAATCTCCCCTTCAAGCGGAGGAACGCTGACCGCTATTGGAAGAGCTTTCAGGAGGCGCTCGCCGGGCTCCAGGCCGACGGGGTGATCGGCGCCTACCGGTTCGTCGGGCTCCCCGACCGGCTGCCTTCGCGTGGCTGGGCGGACCTGGTCCTGGCCAGCCTCCTCGAAGTCGAGGCACCACAGTGGGTTGAGCAGCTGATCCCGGGTGAGGAGCAGCTACTGCTGGGCTCGGGCTAGGCCGACTCTGGCAGGTCTGGCTTGATGGTCCGGCGCCGACGCTGGTTGACCACTGACTGAGGCAGCTTTCGCTTGAGAGGCCGGCCACTGGTCGGCAAGGCCGGAAGGGCAAGCCGGAGTTCCTCTCGATCAAAGTGGTTCAGGTAGCGCTGGGTCGTGCTGAGGTGCTTGTGCCCGAGCACCAGCATCAGCTTCACGATCGCATCGCCCCCGACGCCCTTGGCGTGTCGGAGGAACCTCAGCGCGAACGTGTGCCTGAGGCTGTGGGGGGTGACTCGCTTTTGCCAGCCCAAGCTGACGACGTAGGTGGTCACGATGCTCCAGGCGGCTTTGCCTGAGAGCCGACGACCGCGGTGCTTGTGGCTGCTCTGGAAGATCGGGAGGCGATCGCCGACCTCGACGCCGGCGGCGACCAGGTGCTCGAGCAGGATCTGGGTGACGTCCGGGCCAAGCGGCACGATCCGAGGCTGGGCGCCCTTCGCGATGCCGGCGTGGATGTTCAGGCAGAGGCAACCGTCCTCGCCGTAGAAGACGTCCTTGCCCTCGAGGCCCACGACCTCACTGCGGCGGAGTCCCGCGCCCAGCATCAAGGCGATGATCGCCCGGTCACGGGTGTTGTCTGGGGCTGCCAGGAGGTCCGCGATCTCGTCTTCCGAGAGCACCAGGTAGGGCCTCTCGACGTCAGCTGAGGGCACTCGGCCGAGGAGCTCCCGCAACTCCTCCGGCGATAGGTCGTGAGCGCGGAAGGCCCGGCTCCATTTCAGGAACGAGCGGAGGGCCATGATCGCGAGCCTCTTCGTGCCCGGGGCTCCCCCGAGGCGGTCTCGGACGTAGCGGGCATAGACCATCACATGCTCGGGCTGGAGCTCGCCTAGACACCTCGCGGCGGGCCGGCTGGCCCGGAATACGGCGGCGGCCCGCCGCATGTTGCGCCCGTAGTGGTCGCGGGTGTTGGGGTTGTCGATCTTAAAGGTCAGCCAGGCCTCAATCGCGGTCTCCCAGTCCCAGCTCCGCAGGAGGCTCCTGAACTCACCGAGGGTGGTCACGCGCCGAGCCTCGGCCTCCTGCTTGGTGGGCACCGGCAGGTCGCGGTCATCGGGGAGTCTCCGGGCGAGCACGAGGAAGAGATTCCGCCTGTCAGCGGCCTCTGAAGTCTCACGGTTAAGGGCGGCGCGCCGGCGCCGGCTCGACCTCGGCATGACGGGCCGAGCCTAGGCGGCCTCCGTGGGACGGAACCAGT includes the following:
- a CDS encoding ParA family protein, with the protein product MRVVAITNQKGGTAKTTTAVSLAAALAEAGRRVLVIDFDPQANASSWLGVADGGRGLVDALGDKARIDHLITDTSAPGVQLVPSSTWMIGAERVLAGEPGAEMILRRAVEQLPNRWDYVLIDCQPSLGYLAVSALAAGDEVLVPVELQAMPLVGLAALTQTIERVRDRLNPGLKISAILACRVKRTSLAREVRDRLKTHFNGTVMETGIRENTKLAEAPSHHLPITLYAPSSSGAEDYRAAAAELDRRRPSLKRS